In Acidobacteriota bacterium, a genomic segment contains:
- a CDS encoding sulfite exporter TauE/SafE family protein: MLLILGALVAGLMIGVFSGLIGVGGGVIAVPILIYAFGMDQKMAQGTSLMMLLGPTGAFAIMEYYRAGNVNLKVGLLLAIGVLIGGYFGGHWAQMMSNVALRRTFAVVLAAVAVRMFFQK; encoded by the coding sequence ATGCTGCTGATACTGGGCGCGTTGGTGGCAGGACTCATGATCGGTGTCTTCTCGGGATTGATAGGCGTGGGGGGCGGCGTGATCGCCGTACCCATCCTCATCTACGCCTTTGGCATGGACCAGAAGATGGCGCAGGGCACGTCGTTGATGATGCTGCTCGGTCCCACCGGCGCCTTCGCCATCATGGAGTATTACCGCGCCGGCAACGTGAACCTGAAGGTCGGATTGCTGCTGGCGATCGGCGTGTTGATCGGCGGCTACTTCGGCGGACACTGGGCGCAGATGATGTCCAATGTCGCTCTGCGGCGCACGTTTGCGGTGGTGCTTGCGGCGGTCGCGGTGAGGATGTTCTTCCAGAAATAG
- a CDS encoding ATP-binding protein produces the protein MAHERFPEWEFDPSTMRVKVDVTIAANLEHIDEVVDGVLALMAAMKCGCGKEFQVETALREALANAIIHGCENDTRKSVRCTVACDDDRGMLIVVRDPGSGFDLKQLPNPTHAENLFADHGRGIFMINQLVDHVSHDESGTEIRMRIRGGKECTEADIFWKS, from the coding sequence GTGGCCCACGAACGCTTTCCCGAGTGGGAATTCGATCCCAGCACCATGCGCGTGAAGGTGGACGTGACCATCGCCGCCAACCTCGAGCACATCGATGAGGTCGTGGACGGCGTGCTCGCGCTGATGGCGGCGATGAAGTGCGGCTGCGGCAAAGAGTTCCAGGTGGAGACAGCGTTGCGCGAAGCGCTCGCCAACGCCATCATCCACGGCTGCGAGAACGACACTCGCAAGAGCGTGCGCTGCACCGTGGCGTGCGATGACGACCGCGGCATGCTGATCGTGGTGCGCGATCCCGGCTCGGGCTTCGACCTGAAGCAATTGCCCAATCCTACCCACGCCGAGAACCTGTTCGCCGACCACGGCCGCGGCATCTTCATGATCAACCAGCTGGTGGATCACGTGTCGCATGACGAGAGTGGGACGGAGATCCGCATGCGCATCCGCGGCGGGAAAGAATGCACCGAAGCGGACATCTTCTGGAAGAGCTGA
- a CDS encoding VTT domain-containing protein — MSPTALIALSTVILAAPHSATWLWLLRLGGLGLILLAFVDNSVIPLPGSMDLLTIVLAAHHPEWWWYYAIMATIGGVLGAYPTYRLGRRGGKAALERKLSKEKVERVCAAFEKHGAWAIAIPALIPPPFPLSPFLLAAGGLRLPLRKFFTALAIGRGVRYFLIAWLGAHYRRQLVHFFRAYYQPILWVAIALAVLSALLALGFWLRHRHQQRGIRAPSPQPRVA; from the coding sequence CGCCGACCGCCCTCATCGCGCTGAGCACCGTGATCCTTGCCGCTCCGCATTCCGCGACGTGGCTGTGGCTGCTACGCCTCGGCGGCCTCGGCCTGATCCTGCTCGCCTTCGTGGACAACTCTGTGATCCCGCTCCCCGGCAGCATGGACCTGCTGACCATCGTGCTCGCCGCTCATCACCCGGAGTGGTGGTGGTACTACGCCATCATGGCAACCATCGGCGGCGTGCTGGGCGCGTATCCCACTTATCGTCTGGGACGGCGAGGCGGCAAGGCAGCGCTCGAGCGGAAGCTCTCCAAGGAAAAGGTGGAAAGGGTCTGTGCCGCCTTCGAAAAGCATGGCGCGTGGGCGATCGCGATACCGGCGCTTATCCCGCCACCCTTCCCACTCTCGCCCTTCCTGCTCGCCGCCGGCGGGTTGCGGCTGCCGCTGCGCAAGTTCTTTACCGCGCTCGCCATCGGACGCGGCGTGCGCTACTTCCTGATCGCGTGGCTGGGCGCGCACTACCGCCGCCAGCTCGTCCATTTCTTCCGCGCGTACTACCAGCCCATCCTCTGGGTGGCCATTGCGCTGGCCGTGCTCAGCGCGCTGCTCGCGCTCGGCTTCTGGCTGCGGCACCGGCACCAGCAACGCGGCATCCGTGCGCCATCCCCGCAGCCGCGCGTGGCGTAA